Proteins from a genomic interval of Benincasa hispida cultivar B227 chromosome 7, ASM972705v1, whole genome shotgun sequence:
- the LOC120082094 gene encoding protein JINGUBANG-like, with protein sequence MRVRSWLLPCSTAAASSAEPSNNKPPDSSSYLISDASSLSDTSANSSSSSTPSSDTSCSSLQSNLSLQSLPSIPSLQKLPTATDSFNVTLSQFPVASFKLPISHLAVHGAYLYVATAHVINVYDRITFSHITTFNAQDSSSGSVKGIAFLHREILTSHQDGKIRVWNLPEKKNNQFKLVNTLPTVNDRLRRFILPKNYVNVRRHKKVLWIQHADAVTGLAVNNDSIYSVSWDRSLKIWRGSNHRCIESVKAAHEDAVNAVAVSARGTVYTGSADRKIRVWEKPETEKRHVLVATLEKHKSAVNALALNDDGSLLFSGACDRSVLVWEREDSAKYMAVIGALRGHKNAILCLIYVSELLLSGSADRTVRVWRRGADGSYNCLSVLEGHKKPVKSLVVVSEPEEMLNGVVSVCSGSLDGELKAWKISFSNINSPLRNSNITNCR encoded by the coding sequence ATGAGGGTACGATCCTGGCTACTCCCCTGCTCCACCGCCGCCGCTTCTTCCGCCGAACCCAGTAATAATAAACCGCCCGATTCCTCCTCCTATTTAATTTCCGACGCCAGCAGCCTTTCCGACACGTCGGCTAACTCATCATCGTCGTCGACTCCTAGTTCCGACACGAGCTGTTCCAGTCTCCAGAGCAATCTCTCCCTTCAATCTCTACCATCCATTCCATCTCTTCAGAAACTCCCCACCGCCACCGATTCCTTCAACGTCACTCTTTCTCAATTCCCCGTCGCCTCTTTCAAGCTCCCAATCTCCCATCTCGCCGTTCACGGTGCTTACCTCTACGTCGCCACCGCTCACGTAATCAACGTCTACGATCGAATCACTTTCTCCCACATCACAACATTCAATGCTCAAGATTCCTCCTCTGGTTCCGTTAAGGGAATCGCCTTCCTCCACCGCGAAATCCTCACTTCTCATCAAGACGGCAAAATCCGCGTCTGGAATTTACCTGAGAAGAAGAACAATCAATTCAAATTAGTCAACACTCTCCCTACAGTCAACGACCGCCTTCGCCGATTTATACTCCCGAAGAATTACGTCAACGTCCGTCGTCACAAAAAAGTCCTCTGGATTCAACACGCCGACGCTGTCACTGGACTCGCCGTCAACAACGATTCGATTTACTCTGTGTCTTGGGATCGGAGTTTGAAAATCTGGCGAGGCTCCAACCACCGGTGCATCGAGTCGGTGAAAGCAGCGCACGAAGACGCCGTAAACGCGGTGGCTGTTTCCGCCAGGGGGACTGTGTACACCGGTTCAGCCGATCGGAAAATCCGAGTGTGGGAGAAACCGGAGACGGAGAAACGACATGTACTTGTAGCGACTTTAGAGAAGCACAAATCGGCGGTGAATGCATTGGCGTTAAACGACGACGGTTCGTTGCTATTCTCCGGGGCGTGCGACCGGTCGGTTCTGGTTTGGGAAAGAGAAGACAGCGCGAAATACATGGCGGTGATCGGAGCATTGAGGGGTCACAAAAATGCGATTCTGTGTTTGATCTACGTCTCTGAATTGTTGTTGAGTGGGTCCGCAGATCGGACGGTGAGGGTGTGGCGACGTGGAGCAGATGGGAGTTATAATTGTTTGTCAGTACTGGAAGGTCATAAAAAACCGGTGAAATCGCTGGTGGTTGTGTCGGAGCCGGAGGAGATGTTAAACGGTGTCGTATCTGTGTGTAGTGGGAGCCTTGATGGAGAGCTTAAAGCTTGGAAAATTTCTTTTTCGAATATTAACAGTCCATTGCGGAATTCGAATATTACGAATTGCAGATAA